The DNA segment TTTGAGCGGTGTATTGGTGTTGGTTTTTTAGTAAAGATTTGCTTGTATTTTGATCGCAACCTGAATAAAATGCAACTCGAAAGAAGTATTCGTTACTTCCTTCTGATTTTATATAAAAAAATTTTATAAAAATTTCATTCAGGAGCCTAAATATGAACAATGATCTATTTAAGGCCGATTTCAAGCGTGATGCAAAACACGCGATGAGTAGTATTGAAATTAGCCAACATATCCTTTCTTATAAAAACTTGAAAAAATTAAACCGCGCTTTAGCCGCGATCCTACCAACCACCTTACCAATTCTCTTTGGCGCAGTATCGCTTAGTGCAAATGCTACGATAAACGATACTTCAACCACATCAACAATAGCTATTGCCCCAGAAGAAAAAACAGCAACAGCCTCTGGAGATAGTGCAATTGCAATCGGTGAAAGCGCAAGTTCTGCGGGAGATAAAGCGGTTGCTGTGGGTAAAAATGCGAATGCCGCCGAAGAATACACTATTGCGGTGGGTAGTGGCGCAGCAGCGAAAAAAATCGATGCGGTTGCGATTGGAAGATCTAGTGCAGACAATACCGGAGCAGTGGCTATTGGCAAAGCAAGTACTAGCGGTGGTGGCATTGGTGGTATTGCCATCGGCTATGGTGCCTTAGCACCTATCTATCGTGATGGAGAAACAGAGAAACTTGTTGCTTTTGGACGTACAGGCGATAAATATACTGGTGGAATCGCCATTGGTACAGAAACTCACGCTCGTGTAGGCACTATTGATATTGGTAACCGTGATTATCGTGGCGAAATGGGCGATTTCAGCACAGATAAAAGCCGTGTAGATATTCTAAGTGCAGTAGGTGCAACTACCGTAGGGGATAATTCCTTTAACAGTGGGCAACTTGCGGTTATCAACGGGGCATATTCCTCTATCACAAGAGCGCCATTAAAATCTACGGGCGGCTGGGTTGATTTCTTTACCCGTTTACAAAATAAAGCAGATAATGCCCAACACTCCACCCAAGGATTTGGGGCTACTATATTAGGTTCACTTAACTCTATTGAGTCTTCTACAGATCGACATTATGTAGATGGTATGGCAAGTAGTATTGTGGGGGTAGCTAACCGTTCTCAAAAATCAAATGGTGCCCTTATCTTTGGTGCTGGAAATGAAATTACTAATTCCTATTTAGCAATCAGTATGCCTGACGGTTTATCAGAAGGTATTCTGGGAACTAGTTCAATTGATACCGTCAAAAAAATGGCTGATAAATTCCGAGGCTTGGCAACAACTGATAGCTCAGGTTCTGTTTCTGTAATTGGTGGCGGTAATAAGGCAAATTACGCGTTATTTTCTCAAGTATCAGGTGTTCGCAATAAATTAATCGGTTCTGGTGTTGATAGCGTAAATAATGTGCGCGCTAATAGTGCCGAAACTTATCCTGGATTTAGTGCATTTTCCGCTATATCAGGTTATGAAAATATTGCAACAAATGTATCACATACCAATATTATGGGATCTCATAACGAAGTAACTAATGCAACTGAAAATATCGTAATGGGTAACCATAATAAAGTAATCGGTGAAAATACCGATCAATCTCAAGCAAAACGCAATGTATTGCTCGGTTTCCAAGACAAAGATGCTGATAAAATCGGTAAAAACATTTCCAACAACCAATTAATCGGTTCAGATATTACGGTTAAAGAAGGCACGAAAAATGGTGTTCTTATTGGTGATCAAGCGGAAATTGCCGCTTCTAATGTAGATAATACAACAGCATTAGATGGTGCGGTAGCAATGGGGGCAAAATCCGTAGCTAATCGTCAAGCAATTGATTCTGCATCAGTAGATACATCTACGGATCAAATTCCTGAAAATGATGCAGCTAAAACAAATAAAGTTTATGCTTTAAAAGCTGCATCAGATGCTGATAAAGCTGCTGTTAAGAAAACAGTAAAAGGTAATTTAGCGGCGGTTTCTGTGGGTAATGCCAACAATACTCGTCAAATTATCAATGTAGCCGCTGGTTCTGCTGACACGGACGCGGTAAACGTGGCACAATTAAGAAGTGTGGCAACCCACTACTACCATGTAAATACCACAGGCAACCCTAACTACAACAATGATGGTGCAACAGGCAAAAATTCGATGGCGGCAGGTAAAGTAACCGCCAGCGGTGAAAATTCATTGGCTGTAGGTATCGGCGCAGCTGCGAAAAATATCAATTCAATTTCAATTGGTAAAACCAATATTTATGGCGATAATGCTATTGGCTTAGGTTCTGGCTATGCCGCAGCCAAAAATGCTATTGTTATAGGTAATGGTGCAGTAAGTGATAATATGGGTCCACTCTCTGAAGAAGGTATCGCAATTGGTACCAATGCGAAATCATTGGATTCGTATTCTACTCAACCTAGAACCATCCTTGGATTTACAATTCCATCTATGAAACCCAATGCCCTACCAAATGGCGTAGGCGGTATTGCGATTGGGGCAAATACTTATGCCAATCAAGGTACAATTGATATTGGCATGAAAAAAGCAACAGGGCCTCACCCAGCAGCACCAAGCAAAACTATTGTTGGTAGTGAAGGACGTGGCGCAAACCGCCGTGCGGTGACTTCGGTGGGTACAGAATCTTATGCAGCCGCACACTTCTCTAGCATTTTCGGTTCATACTCATCAATCACTTCAGATGTAGACGTGACATATTCTGGCTTGCCAACCCAAGGTTTTGCTTCAAGCATTACGGGTACGCTCAATACCATCAAAGCAAACAGCCCATCAACTCAGCCAGCAGCTGCGTTTGATGGTATGGCTAATGCGATTAATGGTACTGCCAACGTGATTGAGCACAGTAATGGTGCGTTGATTATGGGTGCGGGTAATAAAATTTCTAATTCATTATTACCTGTTTCGATCTCTGGCTTAAATTATTCAATGGCATCAGACCCTGAAGCATTTAATAAAAAATTAAATACGCCAGACAGCAATGGTGTGAAACCAGCATTGGCTTCTGTGGGTATCTTTGGTGGTGCGAATGAAGTGGATAATTCTCACTATGTGAATGTTAGCGGTGTGGATAACCAGTTGAAAGGCGCAGAAGATGTCACATCAAGCGAATTTGTTTCGATTGATGGTTATATGAACAGAGCAACCAATGTGAAGCATTTGAGCGAGCAAGGTAGCCACAATGAAGTAACCAACGCTGAAGAAAATATTGTAATGGGTAATTACAATAAAGTGCTTGGTGATAATGTTGATCGTAGCGATGCCAAACGTAATGTTATGTTAGGCTTCCAAGATAAAGATGCTGATAAAATCGGCAAAAATCTGAAACATAGCCAAGTTATCGGCTCAAATGTAACAGTTGCAGAAAACACAAGCAACGGCGTATTGATTGGTGATGATTCACACATCAGCTCATCAGATGCAATTGCAATTGGTCATACCGCTCAAGCATTGGCAAATAAAGCAATCTCAATCGGTACAGGCAATGTGGTAACTGGTGAAGGTTCAGGTGCAATTGGTGATCCAAGCACTGTTTCAGGTACAGGCTCATATTCAATTGGTAACAATAATACTGTTGCAACCAATAATTCATTTGTATTGGGTAGCAATGTTAGCCAAACCATCGAAAACTCTGTTGCGCTAGGTAAAGACTCAGCGATGACTGCTGGTTCTGCCGTTGGCACAGCTGTTAAAGCGACAGACGGAACAGATGGCGAAACCACAACCGCAGGCGATAAAGGCACTGTAGAAACAGCAACAGTAAACGGTGTACCTTATGGTGGTTTTGCAGGTGCTACTGCTGATGGTGTTGTATCTGTCGGTTCGGCAGGCAAAGAGCGTCGTGTACAAAATGTGGCAGCGGGTGAAATTAGTGAAACATCAACTGATGCCATCAATGGCAGCCAGCTTTACCTCGTTGCTAAAGGCTTAAACGACCAAATGCCAGTGGTATACACAAAAGCAGATGGCACAAAAGTATACAAAAAACCTGATGGCACATTTGTTGATGAATCAGGTACAGCAGTACAACCTACTGACGTTATTGCATCAATGAATAATGGAAAAAACTCAACCACTACTCCAATGGAATTGACCAATATTGCAGGTAATCTTGCTGGTGCTAAAACAAACACTACTGCCCCAGTAACATCAGGCACAGCGCCAGCAGCAGAAGATGTAAAACTAAACAATGCTGCAACTGTGGGTGATGTATTGAATGCAGGTTGGAATCTACAAGGCAACGGTCAAGCAGTTGATTTTGTGAAACCATACGACACGGTAAACTTTGTTGATGGTGCCAACACCACTGTATCAGTAACAACAGCCGATAATCTCACCAACGAGATTCGTGTAAACGTAACTAACCTGCCTATCAGCTACACCAATGAAGCTGGCGACATCTTAGTTAAAGTTGGCGACAAATTCTACAAAGCCAACGATGTTGTTGATGGCAAACCTAAAGATGATGCAGCATCACAAACCGCTGCAGGCACCACTTTGGTTGACAGCACAGGCGCAGCAGCACCGCAAACGTTGAATAACGTACAATCAGCAATTAATCCTGATAGCTCAAAAACAGGCGATGCATTCACCACCGCACTGAATGAAGCGGGTACAAACTCACCGAATAAAGCGGTTAATGTCAGCGACCTAAAAAATGCAACTACTACCATTATTGCCAAAGGCACAGTATACAGTGGTGATGTAGCTGAAGATAATGATAACGCCTTTACCCGAGCATTAGGTGAAGAAACCAAAGTTATCGGCGGAGTGACAGACAAAGCCAACCTATCTGATAACAATATTGGTGTGGTATCAAACGGCACAGATACTCTTACCGTTAAACTTGCTAAAGATCTCAAAGATCTCAGTTCAGCAACATTTGGTACAGATGACAAAGACCAAACCGTGATCAACAAAGATGGAATCACCGTCAAAGGAGATACTAGCGATGTATCATTAACAAATGCAGGTTTGGACAACGGCGGTAACAAGATCGTCAATGTTGCTCCTGGCACAGCCGACACAGACGCAGTAAATGTAAGTCAGTTAAACGCAGTAAAAACTGATGTAAGCAATATCCGAACCGATGTTAATTTTGTTAAATCTGACTTAGTTAACGTGAAGGGAGATGTCAATAATGTCAAAGCTGATGTTAATAACGTTAAGGCTGATGTTACTGGCGTTAGAACTGAATTGAACGACGTAAGAAATGATGTCAACACAGTTAAAACTGATGTAAATAACGTGAAAATTGATATGAACAACGTTAAAAACGATGTTACCAATGTTAAAAACGATATGAACACAGTTAAAACAGATGTCGCTGGCGTAAAAACTGATGTAACTAATGTTAAGAACGATATGAACACCATGAAAGTTGATATGACCAATGTCAAAAATGATGTGAATAACGTGAAAGGTGATGTAACAACGATTAAAACTGATGTTACTAACATTAAAACAGATGTAGCTGGCGTAAAAACTGATGTAACTAACGTTAAAAACGATATGACAACAGTTAAAACAGATGTCGCTGGCATGAAAACTGATGTAACCAACGTTAAAAACGATATGAACACCATGAAAGTTGATATGACCAATGTCAAAAATGATGTGAATAACGTGAAAGGCGATGTTACCAACATTAAAACCGACGTTGCTGGCGTAAAAACTGATATGAATAATGTTAAGACCGATGTCAATAACATTAAAACTGATGTGAATAACGTAAAAGGTGATGTTACTAACGTTAAAAATCAAGTTGAAAGCATAACTCACACTACTTGGAATTTATCTGCTAACGATAAAGACAAAGTAAACATTGGCACGGCTGATACCGTTAATTTCGAAAATACTGATAACAATATTAAAATTGTGAAAAGTAAAAAAGAAAATAACAAAGTCGATGTCGATATGACGCTAAATGACACCGTCAACATTAAGGAAAAAGTTAATGTAGGCGGCACGACTGGCGCAAGCATTAATAAAGACGGTCTAACCACCAATGGCGGTAAGGGCCCTAGCGTTACCACTGTGGGGGTCAATGCTGGCAATCAAGTCATCACCAATGTTGCAGCAGGCGTTGCGCCAACTGATGCAGTGAATGTAAGCCAATTAGATAGCGTAAGAAATCAGCTTAACAACGTAATCAATACCAATTGGAGTATGTCTGTTAATGATGAATCGCCTGAAACTGTTGCGCGTACTGATACCGTTAATTTCAACAACTCAGATAACAACATTAAGCTTGTTAAAACAAGAAATGGCAACAAAATTAATGTTGATATGAAATTAAACGACACAGTGCGTATTGGTGGACAAAATGGCACTGTCATTAATAACCACGGCATTATGACCAACGGTGGCAATGGCCCGAGTATTACAACGTCTGGGGTGAATGCTGGCAACAAACGTATTACAAATGTGGCGGCCGGAGTTGCACCGACTGATGCAGTGAATGTAAGCCAATTAAATGGGGTGAAACGTCAAATTGATGATGTGGATAAATCAGCCCGTGCAGGTATTGCTGGTGCATTAGCGACAGCGAACCTTTACCAAGCTTATCTTCCAGGCCATTCTATGGTATCTGTTGGGGTGGGTACATTCCGCGGACAAAATGCCATTGCAATCGGGGCATCTCGCCTTTCAGATAATGGCCATATCGGTGTAAAACTTAGTGGTATGACAACCAGCCAAGGTGATGTGGGTGGTGCGATGACCGTAGGTTATCAATGGTAATTATCACTTAACGCATTTTAACGGCACTAGCAACAGTGCCGTTATTTTTCTCACTGCTTTTCTTGCTGCAACCGACTTCCCCACTTTTCACTCCAAGGTTTATCATTATTAACAGCAAAGGGTTTAAATTGAGTATTGCGAGATTTTTCGCTACAATAGCCCACTATTTTTTGTCCAGTTAAAGAAAGTATGTCAGAAATTAAACTCATTGTTGGGCTGGCTAACCCCGGCGATAAATATGCCGACACGCGCCATAATGCAGGGGAATGGGTGATTGATCGCCTTGCTCGTCAATTTAATTTTCAGCTGAAAGAAGAAAGTAAATTTTTCGGTAAAACAGCAAGAGCGGTGATTTTTGGCGAAGAAATTCGTTTTCTCGTTCCTACCACCTTTATGAATTTAAGCGGTAAAGCAGTGAGTGCCTTAGCCAATTTTTACCGTATTAAACCTGAAGAAATTCTGATTATTCACGATGAGCTTGATCTCCCTCCCGGTGTTGCCAAAATTAAACAAGGGGGCGGACACGGTGGGCATAACGGTTTGCGTGATAGCATTGCTCAGTTAGGTAATAATAAAAATTTCTACCGTCTGCGCGTGGGCATTGGACACCCCGGTGATAAAAATCTGGTTTCTGCCTATGTGCTAGGCAAACCTTCGCCAAGCGATTGGCAACTGATTGACAAAGCCTTAGATGAAGCCGCGGCGTGCGTGGAAATTCTCATCAAAGAAGGCATTACAAAAGCAACAAATCGACTCAATAGCTTTAAAGCGTAAAACATAACGCTTTAAAACATAACACAATTAAGGAAACATTATGGGATTCAAATGTGGTATCGTGGGCTTACCAAACGTGGGTAAATCCACCCTTTTTAACGCATTAACAAAAGCAGGTATTGAAGCGGCAAACTATCCGTTCTGTACCATCGAACCAAACACCGGCGTTGTGCCAATGCCAGATCCACGTTTAGACGCATTAGCGGAAATCGTTAAACCTGAACGTGTATTGCCTACCACAATGGAATTTGTGGATATTGCAGGCCTTGTAGCTGGTGCAAGCAAAGGGGAAGGCTTGGGCAACAAATTCCTTGCGAATATTCGTGAAACAGACGCTATCGGTCACGTTGTGCGTTGTTTTGAAAATGACGACATCGTTCACGTTGCAGGGAAAATCGATCCTGCTGAAGACATCGATACCATCAACACCGAGCTTGCACTGGCTGATTTAGACAGCTGTGAGCGTGCCATTCAACGCTTACAAAAACGCGCTAAAGGTGGCGATAAAGA comes from the Avibacterium avium genome and includes:
- a CDS encoding YadA-like family protein — translated: MNNDLFKADFKRDAKHAMSSIEISQHILSYKNLKKLNRALAAILPTTLPILFGAVSLSANATINDTSTTSTIAIAPEEKTATASGDSAIAIGESASSAGDKAVAVGKNANAAEEYTIAVGSGAAAKKIDAVAIGRSSADNTGAVAIGKASTSGGGIGGIAIGYGALAPIYRDGETEKLVAFGRTGDKYTGGIAIGTETHARVGTIDIGNRDYRGEMGDFSTDKSRVDILSAVGATTVGDNSFNSGQLAVINGAYSSITRAPLKSTGGWVDFFTRLQNKADNAQHSTQGFGATILGSLNSIESSTDRHYVDGMASSIVGVANRSQKSNGALIFGAGNEITNSYLAISMPDGLSEGILGTSSIDTVKKMADKFRGLATTDSSGSVSVIGGGNKANYALFSQVSGVRNKLIGSGVDSVNNVRANSAETYPGFSAFSAISGYENIATNVSHTNIMGSHNEVTNATENIVMGNHNKVIGENTDQSQAKRNVLLGFQDKDADKIGKNISNNQLIGSDITVKEGTKNGVLIGDQAEIAASNVDNTTALDGAVAMGAKSVANRQAIDSASVDTSTDQIPENDAAKTNKVYALKAASDADKAAVKKTVKGNLAAVSVGNANNTRQIINVAAGSADTDAVNVAQLRSVATHYYHVNTTGNPNYNNDGATGKNSMAAGKVTASGENSLAVGIGAAAKNINSISIGKTNIYGDNAIGLGSGYAAAKNAIVIGNGAVSDNMGPLSEEGIAIGTNAKSLDSYSTQPRTILGFTIPSMKPNALPNGVGGIAIGANTYANQGTIDIGMKKATGPHPAAPSKTIVGSEGRGANRRAVTSVGTESYAAAHFSSIFGSYSSITSDVDVTYSGLPTQGFASSITGTLNTIKANSPSTQPAAAFDGMANAINGTANVIEHSNGALIMGAGNKISNSLLPVSISGLNYSMASDPEAFNKKLNTPDSNGVKPALASVGIFGGANEVDNSHYVNVSGVDNQLKGAEDVTSSEFVSIDGYMNRATNVKHLSEQGSHNEVTNAEENIVMGNYNKVLGDNVDRSDAKRNVMLGFQDKDADKIGKNLKHSQVIGSNVTVAENTSNGVLIGDDSHISSSDAIAIGHTAQALANKAISIGTGNVVTGEGSGAIGDPSTVSGTGSYSIGNNNTVATNNSFVLGSNVSQTIENSVALGKDSAMTAGSAVGTAVKATDGTDGETTTAGDKGTVETATVNGVPYGGFAGATADGVVSVGSAGKERRVQNVAAGEISETSTDAINGSQLYLVAKGLNDQMPVVYTKADGTKVYKKPDGTFVDESGTAVQPTDVIASMNNGKNSTTTPMELTNIAGNLAGAKTNTTAPVTSGTAPAAEDVKLNNAATVGDVLNAGWNLQGNGQAVDFVKPYDTVNFVDGANTTVSVTTADNLTNEIRVNVTNLPISYTNEAGDILVKVGDKFYKANDVVDGKPKDDAASQTAAGTTLVDSTGAAAPQTLNNVQSAINPDSSKTGDAFTTALNEAGTNSPNKAVNVSDLKNATTTIIAKGTVYSGDVAEDNDNAFTRALGEETKVIGGVTDKANLSDNNIGVVSNGTDTLTVKLAKDLKDLSSATFGTDDKDQTVINKDGITVKGDTSDVSLTNAGLDNGGNKIVNVAPGTADTDAVNVSQLNAVKTDVSNIRTDVNFVKSDLVNVKGDVNNVKADVNNVKADVTGVRTELNDVRNDVNTVKTDVNNVKIDMNNVKNDVTNVKNDMNTVKTDVAGVKTDVTNVKNDMNTMKVDMTNVKNDVNNVKGDVTTIKTDVTNIKTDVAGVKTDVTNVKNDMTTVKTDVAGMKTDVTNVKNDMNTMKVDMTNVKNDVNNVKGDVTNIKTDVAGVKTDMNNVKTDVNNIKTDVNNVKGDVTNVKNQVESITHTTWNLSANDKDKVNIGTADTVNFENTDNNIKIVKSKKENNKVDVDMTLNDTVNIKEKVNVGGTTGASINKDGLTTNGGKGPSVTTVGVNAGNQVITNVAAGVAPTDAVNVSQLDSVRNQLNNVINTNWSMSVNDESPETVARTDTVNFNNSDNNIKLVKTRNGNKINVDMKLNDTVRIGGQNGTVINNHGIMTNGGNGPSITTSGVNAGNKRITNVAAGVAPTDAVNVSQLNGVKRQIDDVDKSARAGIAGALATANLYQAYLPGHSMVSVGVGTFRGQNAIAIGASRLSDNGHIGVKLSGMTTSQGDVGGAMTVGYQW
- the pth gene encoding aminoacyl-tRNA hydrolase: MSEIKLIVGLANPGDKYADTRHNAGEWVIDRLARQFNFQLKEESKFFGKTARAVIFGEEIRFLVPTTFMNLSGKAVSALANFYRIKPEEILIIHDELDLPPGVAKIKQGGGHGGHNGLRDSIAQLGNNKNFYRLRVGIGHPGDKNLVSAYVLGKPSPSDWQLIDKALDEAAACVEILIKEGITKATNRLNSFKA